One genomic region from Bactrocera tryoni isolate S06 chromosome 3, CSIRO_BtryS06_freeze2, whole genome shotgun sequence encodes:
- the LOC120770290 gene encoding acidic leucine-rich nuclear phosphoprotein 32 family member A: MEKRIELERRARKANQITDLNLDNCRSTSIVGLTDEYTALESLSLINVGLTTLKGFPKLPNLKKLELSDNRISNGLNYLTTSPKLQYLNLSGNKIKDLETLKPLEEFKQLAVLDLFNNEATQIDNYREKIFEMLKSLKFLDGFDANDVEAPSEDDDDEVNGNDGEDDGDDDGEEEDTQKAFCLNGIEIDLDELEEFEQRVKAKKQLQGNTAAAKNQKTVDEVDDLDELLKEIKLKDVATSSNCDKLSTASQSTDAIVAKPTDAETANAPPLPFALILYWFLAILNLANATFYSCDEEDYASSYVSTSDVSLSEVYNEDLEEDNSEWDEENAAEDEFEDTDDDDSDEDGEGEGGNASAKGKAGKEKSSSNSAAAKAETAEANNTATADGAAEEEEPQARGKKRKHDG; this comes from the exons atggaaAAGAGAATAGAACTGGAAAGACGCGCACGTAAAGCGAATCAG ATCACAGATTTAAATCTGGATAATTGTCGGAGTACAAGTATTGTGGGCCTTACAGATGAGTACACTGCGCTCGAATCGTTGAGCTTAATCAATGTTGGTTTAACCACACTAAAAGGTTTCCCCAAGTTGCCCAATCTAAAGAAACTCGAACTTTCCGATAACAG AATATCAAATGGCCTCAACTACTTGACTACAAGCCCCAAATTACAATACCTTAACCTGTCGGGCAATAAAATTAAGGATCTGGAAACACTGAAACCTTTAGAGGAATTCAAACAACTTGCTGTTTTGGATTTGTTTAATAACGAAGCAACACAAATTGATAATTACCGagagaagattttcgaaatgttgaaATCTTTGAAATTCCTGGATGG TTTTGATGCGAACGATGTGGAAGCGCCTTCAGAAGATGATGATGACGAGGTTAACGGCAACGATGGCGAGGACGATGGTGACGACGATGGCGAAGAAGAAG ACACGCAAAAAGCGTTTTGTTTAAATGgtattgaaattgatttggatgAGTTGGAAGAGTTTGAGCAGCGTGTAAAGGCAAAGAAACAGCTTCAGGGCAACACTGCTGCTGCGAAAAATCAAAAGACTGTTGACGAAGTTGATGACTTAGATGAATTATTGAAGGAAATAAAGTTGAAAGATGTAGCAACAAGTTCTAACTGTGATAAGCTATCCACGGCATCTCAGTCCACAGATGCAATAGTGGCCAAGCCAACGGATGCTGAAACAGCGAATGCACCACCATTGCCTTTTGCTCTTATACTCTATTGGTTTTTAGCGATACTTAATCTGGCAAATGCCACTTTTT ATTCCTGCGATGAGGAGGACTATGCCAGCTCGTATGTATCCACATCTGATGTTTCGTTATCAGAG gtATATAATGAAGATCTGGAAGAGGATAACTCTGAATGGGATGAAGAGAATGCAGCTGAAGATGAATTTGAGGATACCGATGACGATGATAGTGATGAGGATGGCGAAGGAGAGGGGGGAAATGCGTCTGCTAAGGGTAAAGCAGGCAAGGAAAAATCGTCATCCAATTCCGCCGCTGCAAAAGCAGAAACCGCTGAAGCAAATAATACCGCTACCGCTGATGGCGCTGCAG aAGAGGAGGAACCGCAGGCTCGGGGAAAGAAAAGAAAGCACGACGGTTAA